A genomic region of Entelurus aequoreus isolate RoL-2023_Sb linkage group LG19, RoL_Eaeq_v1.1, whole genome shotgun sequence contains the following coding sequences:
- the mob3a gene encoding MOB kinase activator 3A, translating to MSMALKQVFNKDRTFRPKRKFEPGTQRFDLHKKAQASLNAGLDLKQAVQLPHGEDLNDWVAVHVVDFFNRINLIYGTISDSCTDKTCPVMSGGPKYEYRWQDEHKYKRPTALAAPKYMSLLMDWIEVQINNENIFPTNVGTPFPKTFMQVAKKILSRLFRVFVHVYIHHFDRVSQMGAEAHVNTCYKHFYYFVTEFNLTDHKELEPLKEMTSRMCH from the exons ATGTCCATGGCACTGAAACAAGTCTTCAATAAAGACAGGACATTCCGGCCCAAGCGCAAATTTGAGCCTGGCACACAGCGCTTTGACCTGCACAAAAAGGCCCAGGCCTCTCTGAACGCCGGTTTGGACCTGAAGCAGGCCGTGCAGCTGCCCCACGGGGAGGACCTCAACGACTGGGTGGCTGTCCACGTTGTCGACTTCTTCAACCGCATCAACCTCATCTACGGCACCATCAGTGACTCCTGCACCGACAAGACCTGCCCGGTGATGTCCGGCGGGCCCAAGTACGAATATCGCTGGCAGGACGAGCACAAGTACAAGAGGCCGACTGCGCTGGCGGCCCCCAAATACATGAGTCTGCTCATGGACTGGATCGAGGTACAGATCAACAACGAGAACATCTTTCCCACCAATGTCG GTACTCCTTTCCCTAAGACCTTCATGCAGGTGGCTAAGAAGATTTTGTCCCGCCTGTTCCGGGTGTTTGTCCACGTCTACATCCACCACTTTGACCGAGTGAGCCAGATGGGAGCCGAGGCTCACGTCAATACCTGCTACAAGCATTTCTATTACTTTGTTACTGAGTTCAACCTGACAGACCACAAAGAGCTGGAGCCTCTG